The window CATTGCAGCTCTGATGAAGAAATTTAGACATACGTCACTTCCGatatttactgttgaaaaaaagaatcagttaCTCCTACTGTCCCCTTGCCCCCTATATCAACTCTGCAATGGGTCCTCTTCCAGTTTCCTGAAACTGCTCATAATCCAGTGCCATCCCAAAGGGGCCAGGCACACGTAACCACACCGATGTTGCTGATTTGCACATGGATGGTAACTGCAGGGTGTAGCGATATGTTTCAGGGTGGGGTGGCAAGAATGAAGTCAGTTCCCCTCCAACAGGCCTATGCCAGCCTTTCCTCATCTCCCTGAAGAGGAAACCCCTCACTCCTTTGGCCTCCCGCCCACATCTCTGTTGTTTTCTCCATCTGGGCCTGTCCTTTGGGGGTGGTCTCTTTATTGATCTCCATGGCTTGGTGGTGGGTTCCTAAACCAGCCCTCTGTCTTGTGGGTCCACCACAgcacctggcatatagtaagtgccCAGGAAATTTGTACTGAATGAAAtagatgaggaaggaaagaaagagacattTCTTTTGCTGATGTATGTCTTGCCTGAGTAAAGGCCCATAGTATGTGGTGTGTTGGGCTGTGTTTTCcaccttattcattcattcctgctCCTTTTCTCATCTGGGCCTGCCTTCACCTCTCATTCCTGCTATACCCAGCCTAGGCCTCTGTCTAGGGTCTCCAAGTGAGAACCTGTGATGCTTCCACTCTCCAAGTGCCAAACCATGGCAGCTCAAACCAAATGGTTTATACCTCTGCCCCTGGAGGAAGCCCAGAAAGGATGAAGGCTCTGTGCACCCTGGATCACCCTTTATATGAGTGGCATCCTCCCCAGCAGCATTGGAAAGGGTGCTATATGCCAGGTGCTGTGGTGGGCCCACAGGATAGAGGGCTGATTTAGGAACCCACCACCGAGTCATGGAGATCGATAAAGAGACCACTccaaaagagggaagggaaggggcgtGCTGGTCCCTGGAGGAGAGGGATGGCTCAGGAATCCACACAGGGCTGCCACATGGGGAATGGAGCTGGAAAGGACACAGTGGATGTGGGTGGAAGAGAGCTGACAACTGGGATGGGGGACAAAGGGAACCATCTCAGTGCGAAACTCTTCAATCAGAGCCCCCCGAGAGCAGAAGGGCACTGCCAATGTGCCTCTGAGTTGAAAGGAAGAGAATCTATTTTATTACCCTAATGAGGAGGTGGTGGAGTTGGTGGGGTAGTCATAAACTCTCCCATGGTCTAGAACATCCCTCAGCCACTACCTTTGTGGACATTTCTCTCTGATTTCAAGATCATGATTCTGGAGTAAACTAGAAATCACATTGCCTGTGGGGAAGGGCCAAATGACAGTATAAAGCCTATGCCCTATGCCCTCCCCAGGATGGTTGGTCCAGGGCTGGACACAAGATCTGAGGTAGACCAACCAGAGACCTCCAAGGTAAACTAATGTTTTCTGAACTTCTTTCCTTCCTGGTTAAATGCCCTAGAGATATAAAACCCTGGGACAGGATCCTGCCTGGTTATGATGCACCTCCCAGACCCAAAGAGAGGCACCCATTCGCATCAACACCACTGAGATAAAATCCTTTATTCTTTACTGAGAATAAGGTTTTGCAGAGCAACAAACACAGTTCCTCAGCATTCCTGGGAGGGAGTGCCTTacatgtgagtgagtgtgtgtttggAGTGGGCCTGACTGATTTCTGTAGCAGCCCAGCATTTACACTGCATGAGCCAGGCCAATTCTGTTGTTTCTTCGATCGAAAACCAAGAAATACTGCTTCAGGAAGGCATCACCCAGTATCCAGGTCTCTGATTTGCTCACTTTCTCTGTGCCTCCTAGAAAAGCACTGAAGCAGAGGCTGGAAGTAATCTAGGGGAGATAGAAATGCACACCAGTCAGCTGGAGCCCTTACATACTGCCCCCCTCAATATGCAGAGCTGGTAGGTTCTCCGTTTTATTTCCCTCCTTTGGTAAGAATCAGGTGGCTTTCTCCACAGCTGCAGAAGAGGGAGTACATCCAAGACTAAGAAGGGTCAATACCTGTGATTGTCCTGAGGGAAGGGAGTGGAAGAGGggaggattgggagtttgggattatcaGATGCAAACTGATAAAGtgaggatggataaacaataaagtcctactgtatagcacaggaaactgtattcagtatctcaCAATAAATTGTCATGGGAAATAGgaaaagtgtatatatacacacatatatgtgtatgtgtgtgtgtaactgagtcatttctctgtatggcaaaaactaacatatcactgtaaatcaactatacttcattaaaatttttttttaaagaacaagaaTGGTCTGTGGTTCCCCTTACACTgctgttttccttctgtcttctttccttctgaCACCGGCTAGATGTTTTCTCTGCACAGAATGCCGtttcttctcccctttccccacaACCCTTTTCTTTTAAGACTGTGCTCAGgccctcttggagaaggcaatggcaccccactccagtactcttgtctggaaaatcacatggacggaggagcctggtaggctgcagtccatggggtggctaagagtcggacacgactgagcgacttcactttcacttttcactttgatgcattggagaagcaaatggcaacccactccagtgttcttgcctggagaatcccaaggacggcggagactggtgggctgccacctatggggtcacacagggtcggacacgactgaagcgacttagcagcagcagcagcagaccctctAGGAAGCCTTCCTGAGCCCACAATCACTATCCTTGGCCACTCCAGGCTGGGTTGGGTGACTTACCCTGGTGCTCCCCTAGTCTCTAGGCTTCATCACCCCTAATCTGTTCCTGTCCCACCTTTGCACAGCCCTTAGGGGTGCCACGTGCATGGAATCCAGCATAAAATTGTCTCAACACAAGCAGGCTTCCTCATTCCTCCCTGAGGCTGATGGTTTAGAATTACTgcatttccctctcttcctcaaaGCCTTCTTTGAGCCCATCAGCCTGCTCTGAACTCCCGCAGGGAGCTGATGTGAAGCCTCCACCCTGTGCTGGGGCTGAACAGTCACTGTGCACCCTTTATTCACCTTAGCATCCATCCTCCCCATAGAGGGGTTGGTACCACAGCTCACAGAGGAGGCCCTGGGGCTTAGCGAGGGGAAGTTGCAGCCAAGCATTAAGGCAATCATGTAATTTGTCATCCCAATCTGGACACTTTCGAGATAGGAAGGGAGACTGCTAAACACTATGGTGGGCTAGCACACTGGGACTGTCCTCAGCCAACCCCCCTTGTCACACAGTCTATTTCAGGGATTGCTAGAGTTGACTTTCCATGTTTCTGCATCTGAGTTCTCTGGTTGAACTGAAGGTCTGTGAGAGCAGAGACCCTTAGTGTTCTCCTCTCCTGTAACTCCCACCATGCCAGCTGGTGTCTCTACATTTATTTCAGAAGGAGAGAGTCCCAGACTGCCCCTTACTCTCACGTGGTTGGTTTTGAGGGAAGCACTGGCCCAACCACAGGGCTCAGCAGCATCTGTAATGATGCAACTGGGCCTGCAGAGGCCGCTGTCCTCTCGGCAGCAGCCCAAGGATTCCTGCAAGTCCCAGATTTGAAAACTGGCCCCTAGGGTTGGCTCCTCACCGACACGATGTAGTCTTCAGTGCGCATTGGGTAGTCAATGCCATTGATGGTGAAGACGACACGAGGGATTCCAATACTGCCGCGACACGAAATCGAGGAGTACtgtgagagaaagagggagaggggtCAGCCCAGCAAATCCTTGTTGTGTGGGCAGCCCTGGAGTGAACCTGTGGCATGATCCTTTACCTGGTAACCGTGGTAAGGCCTGGCCCCGATGAGTCTCTGAATGTTGGTGATCAGTCTTATCGGGCCATGCACGAATGCGGTCCCAGTGTCCAGAGTGGCCTGACATCTACTGGAACAGCCAATCACCTTCCCATTCACGGAGATGCTGGGAGGCAGTGGGACAAAGCAGGTTTCACTCTGAAGCCTCCCCCAGGAATGCCCCCTCTTTGACTATCTCCAGAACAGTCCTTCAGCTCTTgccttgactgttttcctttgctctgcTCACATCACTTTCTTTGACTTCCTTTCAGTTCTTGCATGCACCAGGCTCTTCCTACCTCAGGTCGTGGGCTTGTGCTGGTGCCATTCCTAGAAGATCCCCATTACCTTTGTATAGCTCATCTGTCCTCATCTTCCAGGTTCCACCTTAACTGTCCCATTCTCAAGGAAGCCTTCGCTCTGAACTAGATCAGGCTCTGGTCTTGCTCAGTCTCTGTGGACTCTTCCTCATGTCTAGCACGTACCAAAATGGTAAATCCTTATGTATGTGAGTCATTTCATGTATGTTTGCCTTACTAGATGTAGGTCAAATTGTATCCTCAGTGCCTCCCTCAAGAACCTGGCATttgtggaataaataaatgaaaaattgcaACTGGATACAGAGATCTGTATCTGGCCAATAATGGGTCAACTCACACATTGAAGATAGAGGTTCCCCCGGGTAGCAGATGCTCAGACTGGTGATGGGGGAGACCAGACTGTCCTGGGAGTGAGTATCTCCAGCACCACCCCTTTACCCAACTCAGACACTGAGGGCCCTGCCAGGCAATGCCTGAGTTAACTCAGGGGACCTCCAAAGGGTACCTAAGATTTTATCTGAGGATATCACCCAGAGTCCCATCATTATTGCCACTTGTTCTCATGCCACTCTTGGATCTCAGCTTCCTGATTCTCTCAGCCCCTGCCCCATTGTGTGCCCAGGGTTGGGGATAGGTAGGTGGTTTGTTTCTTTCTGTGAGTTGCTTTTAGGTCTCAAGAATgcagacagggacttccctaacCACTAATTCTAGTGGTTAGGAATTgcccttccaaagcaggggacacgggttgttggggaactaagatctcatatacCACCAGGCAACTAAGCTCAAATAGCCCAAAaagagcctgcgtgctgcaacggCTGAGCCCAAGGCCTGCAAACAGCAAGCTCAGGCCCTTTACAGCCACAGTCCACGACAGCTGAAGCCCCTGCACTGCAACTAGGGAAGCCTCCACgcgccacagccagagaaagcctgtgcgctggaaaatgcagccaaaataaaacacacaaggGAGCCAACCTCCCTTGTGGAGAGCAGCCAACCTCTCTCCACTGCTAGGTAGCTTCTCCCTAAAGAGACTAGTTTTCCCGGGTTTGTCCAGAACtttgtttctgaaaatgaaaatgaaagtgaaagtcgctcagtcgtgtccaactctttgcgaccctatggactgtatagtccatggctaAAACAGCAATTTTGTGTACTGAGAATCCCTTCGGTCTCAGATAGCTACAGGCATCTTATCACAACCCTGTTCAGGCTGGTGAAATTCTCCTTAATTCTCTGTTCACTGCACATTAGGGTCCTCAAACCATGCTCCCCACCTCACAGCATGGTAGATACACCCCTCCCAGGGCTACACACATCTACCTGGATCCTGTTCAGGACCCTGGTTAGAGCCCTGGTCACGAGGCCTGGGGCAGTTATGGGTGGTGTGTGTAcctgtgcatttgtgtgtgtctgcctgagtctgtgtgtgcatgtggtaaCATCACTTGGGGTGGCCCTTAGAGGGAGAGACTTACCGATCCACAGTTATCTGCCAGTAGCGACATTTGGGCACTGGTACCCAGTTGAGATCTCCCTTGTAATAGGAATGGTCCACCCCACCAAGCATTACGACGCTGCCATACCCCTTCTTGCTGGAGAAAGAACGGGGAGTGTCATTGGAGGAAAGTAATGCCAGGCAATGACTGAGGGCTGTGCTTATCCACACATCAGAGGCACTActactgttcccattttacagatgcaaaaattgAAGCATGTAGGGACTGAGAACCTGACCAAGGGTTGGTCACGGGCTAATCAGAGGCACAGAAGTGGTTAGAAGCTGGGAAGCCTGGCCAGGCTTTGATCACCCAGCCTTCTGAAGAGAGCCTGGCCCCCTCTAGTGCGATGGGTGCTCAAAGATACCGTCAGAAGACTCCCTGCAGGAACGATCTAGCTTCCCCTTGTCTAAACTATCATTCTTCAAAAGAGCTCAGGCCAGGAGGTGCTAAAGGCGTGGGTTCAGGCTCACCCAGGGTTGGGTTCACTGGCCTGTGACCTGTGCCATCCATGGGGCCCACACTCACAGATCCCACATTTCGTTTTTCACTGGTTCCTGAAAATTGTAGCTAGTCCTTGGCTCCTGGTGAAATGTTATGAATGGGGAAACATTCCTGCCATCCCTCTCCTTTTTCCACATCAAATCTATCAGCAAATCCTGTTGCCTTTTTCTCCAACCCATTTCCTGACACCTtccatttctctccctcttctctccatctCCCTGGACCAAGCTGCTGCCCTTGAGCCAATGAGCACATctctgttccaataaaactttatttacaaaaaaaccAGTGTTGGGGATAGGTGAGGCCCTAAGGACATAGTTCTCCTGGGCCAGACTATCAGGAAACCTCTGAGTCAGGTGGTCTATAATCATTTATGCAACTGCAAGTATCTTAAAACTAATCTGAAGAGAGGTCTTGTCCAGTTAAGACTTACTTGTTCAAGTAGAAGGCAAACACGGGCTCAGAAATGACTTTTTGTAGCATCAGGCTGTCAAACACAGGGATGATCCCAGTGGTGGCGAGGCTGGGGTAGCCCAAACCAAGGACTCCCTCAAAAGGTAAGAGTGGCAGGATCTTGCTAGCCTGCCTGTAGGTCAGGGCAAAAGTCTGGTTCATGATGACAAGGTCCCCAATCTGTGGGAGAGGAGAGTTTACCCACATAAAGTATTGGGAAGTAGGGCTGGGGAGGAGATGCCATTAGCACTGCAGAGAAGAACTGAGGCCTGGCTGTGTCTTGGGTTGATCTCAGATTGTTAGACCAATCTGGGACAGGAACTCGGTTTCCATTGGTGTCGGGATGTGGATTTTAACAACACATGCTTGTCCTGCAAACACCATCTGAGTGAGTCAAACTGGCCTCATGCCTTCTGTACAGTTGGGGCAACCTAGACTCAGGACAAGACCAAATGGTTCCCACCTGAGGAAAAAGTGGGTAGAGAGCAGGGTAGTCTTCTCTTTGGCATCACTGTGATCTGATAACAGAAATGGACTGAATTCATTGCAATGCATCATGGATTCTGCATCTGCCCAGGAAGACGTAAGCCCATTATACAAGGTTGCTGGCTAGGTTCTTATGAAAACTCTGCTTGGAAAACAGGCTTTGGGGGATGtgggtgtatgtgtatgtgtatgagtaAGAGAGAGCAAGCTAGAGAGGAAAAATACTCAGGCACTTTGGTGGAAGAGGGCCATAGTTTTTGTTTGACTCTCAAAGGCCCCCTAGAGTGAAGAaccctaacaggctcctccaatATGTGTGCCCACCTGCTTTCTCTGCCTGGATACCTGAAGCCCTCAGCTGCCCCTAGGGGCTCCAGGTCAGTTTTATCCTCTCCCCAAATATCCAACACATGCTTGAATCCTGACTGGCCAGCCCAGCTCCACCACCTACCACATGTGCGAACTTTGCAAGGCCCTTGCTTTCTGCACCTTAGTTCCCCTACCTGtatcatgaaaataataaaagtacctGCTGCATGGTGTTGCTGCAGGGTTAAATAACTATTACCATGAAAGTGCCCGGCACATTCTTAGAAGATAAAAGTGATGATCTTCCCCCATCTCTCCCTGCTCCCAGCAAAATAAACCTTGAGCTTCTCAAGGGCAAAGTAGCTGCAAGTCCACACCCCAAGCTACTCTCTGTGTTAGCCACTCTGGAAGATTCTGTTAGCTAGGATGCTCTCTCCCTAGGGACAGGGTCATTTTGTATGGGCCTCAAATATCTAAGAGACTTTGGGGAGGATGGGCCCTGTCATCTAGCCCTGCGTCTGTTTTATAAGCAGCAGTTGCTCCTAGGGCCAGTCCTGACTCTCCTTCTGTTTCCACTTTACCTGAACAATGTCACGGCCAAAAAACCCAACGATCTGCCCAAGCTCATTGCAAAAGTACATGTGACGGTCTGTCATCTGGAAAGTGGTAGACCCACGAGGGTTGAAGAGTCTGTGTTTACCTGCAGACACAAAGGATGAGGGCCTGTCATGTGCCAAGAACCAAGAAGGAAGTGAAAAGGGGAGTACGAATGGGCAAGGGGAGGGAAATGGTACTCACCACAGCCTGGATCGAGGCAGAAGACAGAGGACACCCAGAGGTCAGAGGAGCCGGTATCAAAGAGGACCCTGAACTGTTGAGGGGGTGTTCCGATGCTGATGTTTCCAAAGTAGAATATCTACAGGGACCAAGGAGGGAAGGTTAGGGCAGGCCTGGCTGCGGTGTCCACCCCCGATTCTCAGACACTCTAACCCTCTGTGTGTTCCTTGTCTCCTGACATCATGTTATCATGTTCCAAACACCCCACATCACAGCCTCTGCTCAGACTGGAGCCTTCACTTTAGAAGCTCTCCAGTCTCCTCTTTGAATCCAATATGAACACCTCCTTCTTCAAGTGACCCTCCTAGGTCACCCCAGACCACTCACTCTAATCGCAGACCATGTCCAATCAACAGCATGCAGGTGACCCTTTCATTTGATGTGTGTTTACTCTTTGCCTCCCTCTTGCGCATTCTTGAAGAAGAGATGATACCTCTTTTTCAAATCAGTAACAGTAACTATAGTGTTAGATTTTTATGGCATCACATGCCATGGGGGCTCAGTAACTTTTTACCGCTATCCTTCTTGGATCCATGGAGGCTGAACATCCTCTGCCTAGGGTTTCACACTTGATTGATCTTCTGATCAGCCATGATTGAGCCTTCATCTGTAACTCAATGGCTCACttcattcagaaagaaaaatctacTTAAACTAATATCTTTAGCACAGAACTGGGGGTTTAATGGTCACCTGGTCATTGCTGGGTCCAGTCACCACAGACCAAGAGTTGAGGATGAGAATGCCTTCTCCTCTGAGGATGGGGTCCCTGTTTCCACAGTGTTTCTGCCTCCTGTAGGAGCCCCAACCCCAATATCCTACCTGGTACCTCCAGATGAGCCCCAGTGCTAGGCCAGAGCACCAGGGGGGCTGGAGAGCACCATCCTCCCAATACACTCACATTCTTAAAGTTGCTCAGGGGATGTGTAGAGAATTTCTGGTCATTAGCAGAATGCTGGGACAGGCTATAAGCGTGTT is drawn from Ovis aries strain OAR_USU_Benz2616 breed Rambouillet chromosome 21, ARS-UI_Ramb_v3.0, whole genome shotgun sequence and contains these coding sequences:
- the LOC101107832 gene encoding pregnancy-associated glycoprotein 2-like, giving the protein MRWLGILGLVALSECIVIIPLMKMSTMQKTLKGKNLMNSFLEEHAYSLSQHSANDQKFSTHPLSNFKNIFYFGNISIGTPPQQFRVLFDTGSSDLWVSSVFCLDPGCGKHRLFNPRGSTTFQMTDRHMYFCNELGQIVGFFGRDIVQIGDLVIMNQTFALTYRQASKILPLLPFEGVLGLGYPSLATTGIIPVFDSLMLQKVISEPVFAFYLNNKKGYGSVVMLGGVDHSYYKGDLNWVPVPKCRYWQITVDRISVNGKVIGCSSRCQATLDTGTAFVHGPIRLITNIQRLIGARPYHGYQYSSISCRGSIGIPRVVFTINGIDYPMRTEDYIVSITSSLCFSAFLGGTEKVSKSETWILGDAFLKQYFLVFDRRNNRIGLAHAV